A region of the Pseudomonas sp. A34-9 genome:
GGCTAGGGCTAGGGCGAAGGGAGATGATCGGGGGTTCTTCAGCTTGTGGGCTCGACTCAGCATTTTCAGGTCGCCGTATTCAGGCCTGACAACTCGGTCAGTTCCCTCTCCCTTGGGAGAGGGCTAGGGTGAGGGGCTTGGATCCTGAGTCGAGCGCAGAGTGCAGCAACTCACCGAATCAACTGCCGTACCAATAAAGGCAAAAGCTGTTCACACGACGCTTCAATCTTCAAATCCAGCAAATCATCCGCACGGGTCTTGCCGAGATTGATCGCCATCAGCGGTTTTCCGCGTTCGGCAATCACCCGGCACAGGCGAAACGCCGAGTAAGCCATCAACGAAGACCCCACCACCAACATCCCCGCCGCATTTTCTGCCGCCGCCATCGCCCGTGCCGCCGTAGGCTGCGCAACGTTTTCGCCGAAAAACACCACGTCCGGTTTCATCCGTTCGCCAAAGCAATGCGGACAGTGCGGCACCTGAAAGCGCGCCTCGAACGCCGGGTCGAGCAGGGTGTCGCCATCCGGTGCCTGCACCGCGTCGACCCCGGCCAGATACGGATTATGCAACTCCATCAGTTGTTGAATCGCGTCGCGCTCGCTGCGCTGACCGCAGTCCAGGCACAACACCCGGTGCAGGCTGCCGTGCAGTTCGATCACATCGTGACTGCCGGCCTGATCGTGCAGGGTGTCGACGTTCTGGGTAATCAAGGCGCTGATCAGCCCATGGCGCTGCAAACCGGCCAACGCTTCGTGCGCAGCATTGGGCTGTGCCTGACGCACCCTCGGCCAACCGAGCATGGCCCGCGCCCAATAGCGGCGGCGCGACTCGGGGGCGGCGAGGAATTCCTGGTACATCATCGGTCGTCGGCCACGGCGTACACCGTCGCTGTCGCGGTAATCCGGAATGCCCGACGGTGTGCTGATGCCGGCCCCGGTCAATACGATGAAGTCGCCATCAGCCATCACCTCTTGCAGGGTATCGAGGTGTTCGCGGGTCGGGCTGTCGAGCATGGTCAGCGCTCCGAAGTGGGCAGTGCCAGCAGGTTAGCACGCGACCCGCGTGGCTTACTTGCGCGCCTCCAGAATCAGGTTGAACGGTGTCTGCGTGGCCCGGCGGAAGTGCTTGAAGCCGGCTTCGGCAAACACTTTGCGCAGACGCATTTCCCCGGCCTGCGCGCCCAGGCCGAGGCCGACTTCCTGCGACAGCGAATTGGGCGTGCAGATAAACGTCGAGGCGGCGTAAAACAGCCGTCCGACCGGGTTGATGTTGTCGTCCAGCGTGTCATTGGCAAACGGCTCGACCAGCAACACCGTGCCGTCGTCTTTCAGCGAGTCATAGGCGTGGCGCGCGGCGCCGACCGGGTCGCCCATGTCATGCAGGCAGTCGAAATAGCAGATCAGGTCGTAATCATTGCCGGGGTAGCTCTTCGCCGAGCCCTGGAAGAACTTCGCGCGGCTGCTGACCCCAGCTTCCTCGGCGCGTTGGCTAGCGACGGTGACCGAGGGCGCGTGATAGTCGTAGCCGACGAAGCGCGAGTTGGGGAACGCCTGGGCCATGATCACCGTCGAGGCGCCGTGACCGCAGCCGATGTCGGCGACTTTCGCGCCTTGTTCAAGCTTGGCCACCACACCGTCCAGTGCCGGCAGCCATTCGGCGATCAGGTGGCCTTTATAACCGGGCCGGAAGAACCGCTCCGTGCCGGTGAACATGCACGGATGATGATCGCCCCATGGCAGGGCGCCATTGCCGCGCATGGCTTTGACCAGTTTGTCCTTGTCATGAAAAAACGACGCCACCACCCCGAGTCCGCCAGCGACGTAGACCGGTGAGTCTTCGACGGCCAACGCCAGCGCTTGTTCTTCCGGTAAACGAAACTGGCCGTCGTGGTGCTCCATGTAGCCGGACGCGGCGTGAGCGCTGAGCCATTCGCGCACCAGACGCGGGTTGCAGGTGGTTTTGGCGGCGAGGGCATCGGCGCTGATTGGTTGACTGTCGGCCATGGCCCGGTACAAACCGAGTTCTTCGCCGACGATGACATTGGCCAGCATCGCCGCGCCGCCCATATCGTTGACCAGTTTGCCCATGAATTCGTTGAGCTTCGCCTCATCCATTATGTGTGCTCCTGAAACAGGATCACGGTCCGGCGGCGTCGATGGTCGAGGCGTGCGCCACCGGGCGGTGGTCACGGGTATGGGCAGGGCACCGCTGACGTCCTGCGTCCCCCTCGACTGGGTAATGAAGAAGTCTAGCCCCGGTCCGGGCGTGATGCTGGATTTGTGGACAGTGAAAAACCTGTGGGAGCGGCAATAACTCTGTATCACTGTGTATCGCCGTGATGGGGGGACACACAGGGCTGCAAATGCTCAGTCATCTGCACACAAACCCAATACATCCGGCGGCTCAAATGTGGAAAATCCACTGCTGAGATACATCCCATGCATACGTCGCCCTCATCACTGCCACCCAGCGTCGGCCTCGGCCTGCGCCGAGGCCTGCTCAAAGACCTGCAAGTTGCGCGCAGCGGCGATTTCGACTTTCTCGAAGTCGCTCCGGAAAACTGGATCGGCGTCGGCGGCGCCCATGGCGCGGCGTTGCGTGAACTGGCCGAGCGCTACCCGTTGTCCTGTCACGGTTTGTCGCTGTCACTCGGCGGACCGGCGCCGCTGGATGTCGGGTTCTTGCAGGAGGTCCGGGTGTTTCTCGACCATTACAACGTGCCGCTGTACAGCGAGCACCTGAGTTATTGCAGTGATGACGGTCATCTGTATGACTTGCTGCCATTGCCGTTCGCCGAAGAAGCGGTGTACCACGTCGCCGCGCGAATCCGTCAGGCTCAGGACATTCTCGGCAGGCGTCTGGCCGTGGAAAATGTCTCTTACTACGCCGCGCCGCGTCAGGACATGGACGAAGTGACCTTCACCAACGCCGTGCTGCGCGAGGCCGATTGCGACTTGCTGCTGGACGTCAACAATGTCTACGTCAACGCGATCAATCACGGATTCGATCCGCAAATCTTTCTTGCCGGCATCGAGCCGGGCCGGGTGGTCGGCATGCATGTGGCCGGGCATTTCGATGAGTCCGATACGCTGAAAATTGACACCCATGGTGCCTCGGTGAAGCCGGCGGTCTGGGCATTGCTGGCCGAGGCCTACGCGCGGTTCGGTGCGCAACCCACTTTATTGGAGCGGGATTTCAACTTCCCGGCATTTTCCGAACTGGTCGCCGAGTTGCAGACCATTCGCCACTTGCAAGCGGCGGGGCGCCATCGTGGATAACCTGCTACAGCAACAACGGGCGCTGACCCGGTATTTGCGCGATCCCGAACATCAATCGCCACCGGCCGACATGAACGTGGCGCGGGTCAACGTCTATCGCGATCTGGTGTTCAACAACGTTTCGCAATTATTGCGCGGCACGTTTCCGGTGTTGATCCGCATCATTGGGGAACAACGCTGGGGCCTGCTGGTGCGAGGTTTCTTGCGCGACTGGCGGGCGCAGACCCCAAAGTTTGCAGAGATAGCCGAAACGTTTCTCGACTATCTCGCTGCGCAACCGCAGGTGTTGCGCGAGGGCGAGTGGCCGGCGTTTTTGCTGGAGCTGGCGCATTACGAATGGGTCGAGATGGTCTTGCAGCAATCGGATGCTCAAGCGCTGCCGTCGACGGATCCGGCGCTGTTGCTGGCACGGCCGCTGCAAATCTCGGCGTTGGCCTGGCCTCTGGCGTATGTGTGGCCGGTGCATGAACTCGATCCGGATAATCAGCCCGCCACGCCACCGGGGCAACCGACGTTTTTGCTGGTGCGGCGCACGGCAGACTGGAGTGTGAGGTTTTCCGAACTGAGCCCGCTGGCCTGGCGCTTGCTGCAGCGCATCACCGAGTTTGCGTCGTTGACGGGGCGCGAACAGTTGCAAGGTCTGGCACAGGAGGCGGGGCAGCCCGCCAGCCATTCGTTCATCGACAGTGGTCTGGCGTTGTTGCAGCAGATGCATGAGGACAGCGTGATCGGCATTTCTTGATCCGCTACAAACCCCGGTAGGAGCTGTCGAGTGAAACGAGGCTGCGATCTTTTGATCCTGATCTTCAAGATCAAAAGATCGCAGCGTCCCGCAGCTCCTACAGGGGATGTAGGGGGAGTTTCAGTTCCGCACACAACCCGCCACCCTCGCGGTTGCTCAAAGTCAGTGAGCCGCCCAACGCCATGGCCAGTTGCTGGGCGATAGCCAGCCCCAGTCCGGTGCCGCCGGTATCGCGATTACGCGAGTTTTCCACGCGGTAGAACGGTTGCAGCACTTGCGCCAGTTCGGATTCAGCGATGCCCGGCCCTCGATCCATCACGGTGATCGCCAGGCTGCCCTTGTTGGCTTCGACCCACACTTCGGCGGCGCCGGCGAATTTCAGCGCGTTGTCGGTCAGGTTCACCAGAACCCGGCGCAAGGCATGGGGCCGAGTGTCGATGACCGCCGCGCTCTTGCCGACCAGGTTCACCTGCTTGCCCATGTCCTGATAGTCGAATACCAGGCTTTCGAGGAAGGAATCCATGTTGGTGCGGCGGCTTTCCTCGGTCGAGCCATGGATGCTGCGGGCATAAGCCACGCCTTCGCGCACCAGATGCTCCATCTCGCTGAGGTCATTCCACAGTTTGTCTTTCTCGGCGGAGTCGTCCATGAACTCGGCGCGCAGTTTCATCCGCGTGATCGGCGTTTGCAGGTCATGGGAAATCGCCGCCAGCAGTTGCATGCGCTCTTTGAGGTAGGCCGCGATGCGCGCCTGCATCGCGTTGAATGCTCGCGCGGCGTAGACCACTTCGGTGGGGCCGCTTTCGTCGAGGTTGATCGGGTGGGCGTTGGGGTCAAGGGTTTCCACGGCGTTGGCCAGCCGGGTCAGGGGGCGGACCGCAATGCGCACCGCCAGCCAGGTGCAGGCGAGCATCAGCGCCAGTTGGCCGAGCAAGACCACCGGCAACCAGGGCAACAACGGGGCCATGGCGGGGCGCACGTCGATGGTCACCGGGCTGCCGTCGCTCAGGCGCAAATGGCCTTGAAAGTGTTTCTTCGGCCCGGGAATATCGGTGAAGGTCAGCGGATAGCGTTCACCGATGGCTTCCGTGATCGAAGTGACAGCCACCGGCACATCACCGGCCTCGATCGGCGTGCCCGGCTCGCCTTCGCTCAACAGGTAGCCGTAATTGGCTCGTGCCAGACGCGTGAGCCAGTCGGGGCGCTCTTCGGCGGGCAGGCGATCGAGGATTGCAATCGCCGTCGAGACGTCGGTTTCCAGATTGCCGAGCATGGTGTTTTTCGCACTTTGGTAACGCTCGTAATACTGCGCGCCGAACGACAGCGCCTGGGCGAGCAGCAGGCCGATCAGGAAAATCAGCGACAGGCGCGAGGCGAGGGTGCGCGGCCAGTGCAGATTGATGCTCATGCCGGGGCACCGAGGATCTCGACCGGCAGCGAGAACACGTAACCTTCGCTGCGCACGGTCTTGATGTAGGCCGGCTCGCGCGCATCATCGAGCAGACGCTGACGCAAACGGCTGACCAGCAAATCGATGGAACGGTCGAACAGATCCGCGTCACGGCCTTGGGTCAGGTTGAGCAGTTGATCGCGACTGAGCACCCGTTGCGGGTGATCGAGAAACACCCGCAGCAAACGGTATTCGGCGCCGCTGAGGGCGACCATGGTGCCGTCCTTGTCCAGCAGGTGACGGGCCGAAGTGTCCAGCTGCCAACGGCCGAAGGCGAGCAGTCGACCGGCTTCGGTGACCACCAGATTCGGCGGCAGCATGCGCGTGCGACGCAGCACGGCGTTGATCCGCGCGAGCAATTCGCGGGCGGCGAAGGGTTTGGTCAGGTAATCGTCGGCGCCCATTTCCAGGCCGATGATGCGGTCGGTTTCATCGTTGCGCGCGGTCAGCATCAACACTGGCGTGGCCTTTTGTTTGCCCACGCGCAGTTCACGGCATAACTGCAGGCCATCGTCGCCGGGCATCATGATGTCGAGCACGATCAGGTCGACGGTGTTGGCTTCAAGAAAGCTGCGCATCTGCCGGCCATCGGCGACCACCGTGGTGCGCAGGCCGTTTTTCTTCAGGTAGTTGCCAACCAGTTCGCGGATCTCGCGGTCGTCGTCGACGATGAGAATGTGATCGACATGGTCCATCGGGTTCGAGCCTCTATCAAAGGGGAATGCCGAGCAGTCTATCGAGCCTGCTGCGGCTCGCCTGCCTGCCTTTGTATTGCAGTGTATCTGCCGTGACAACGGATACATGAGCACGCAAAAACGCGGTTATTTCAGGGTTTTGTATCGCTGTGTATCCACTGCTGGCCGGGATACACAGCGATGGAAACACGGCTTTTCCTGACACAGACGCGATACCTGGCGGGCCTCAAATAGGCTCCATCGAGGCCCTCACCGATCGCCTCGGCTCAAACCCACTGAAGCCTT
Encoded here:
- a CDS encoding NAD-dependent protein deacetylase, with the protein product MLDSPTREHLDTLQEVMADGDFIVLTGAGISTPSGIPDYRDSDGVRRGRRPMMYQEFLAAPESRRRYWARAMLGWPRVRQAQPNAAHEALAGLQRHGLISALITQNVDTLHDQAGSHDVIELHGSLHRVLCLDCGQRSERDAIQQLMELHNPYLAGVDAVQAPDGDTLLDPAFEARFQVPHCPHCFGERMKPDVVFFGENVAQPTAARAMAAAENAAGMLVVGSSLMAYSAFRLCRVIAERGKPLMAINLGKTRADDLLDLKIEASCEQLLPLLVRQLIR
- a CDS encoding class I SAM-dependent methyltransferase, coding for MDEAKLNEFMGKLVNDMGGAAMLANVIVGEELGLYRAMADSQPISADALAAKTTCNPRLVREWLSAHAASGYMEHHDGQFRLPEEQALALAVEDSPVYVAGGLGVVASFFHDKDKLVKAMRGNGALPWGDHHPCMFTGTERFFRPGYKGHLIAEWLPALDGVVAKLEQGAKVADIGCGHGASTVIMAQAFPNSRFVGYDYHAPSVTVASQRAEEAGVSSRAKFFQGSAKSYPGNDYDLICYFDCLHDMGDPVGAARHAYDSLKDDGTVLLVEPFANDTLDDNINPVGRLFYAASTFICTPNSLSQEVGLGLGAQAGEMRLRKVFAEAGFKHFRRATQTPFNLILEARK
- a CDS encoding DUF692 domain-containing protein; this translates as MHTSPSSLPPSVGLGLRRGLLKDLQVARSGDFDFLEVAPENWIGVGGAHGAALRELAERYPLSCHGLSLSLGGPAPLDVGFLQEVRVFLDHYNVPLYSEHLSYCSDDGHLYDLLPLPFAEEAVYHVAARIRQAQDILGRRLAVENVSYYAAPRQDMDEVTFTNAVLREADCDLLLDVNNVYVNAINHGFDPQIFLAGIEPGRVVGMHVAGHFDESDTLKIDTHGASVKPAVWALLAEAYARFGAQPTLLERDFNFPAFSELVAELQTIRHLQAAGRHRG
- a CDS encoding putative DNA-binding domain-containing protein, coding for MDNLLQQQRALTRYLRDPEHQSPPADMNVARVNVYRDLVFNNVSQLLRGTFPVLIRIIGEQRWGLLVRGFLRDWRAQTPKFAEIAETFLDYLAAQPQVLREGEWPAFLLELAHYEWVEMVLQQSDAQALPSTDPALLLARPLQISALAWPLAYVWPVHELDPDNQPATPPGQPTFLLVRRTADWSVRFSELSPLAWRLLQRITEFASLTGREQLQGLAQEAGQPASHSFIDSGLALLQQMHEDSVIGIS
- a CDS encoding ATP-binding protein, with amino-acid sequence MSINLHWPRTLASRLSLIFLIGLLLAQALSFGAQYYERYQSAKNTMLGNLETDVSTAIAILDRLPAEERPDWLTRLARANYGYLLSEGEPGTPIEAGDVPVAVTSITEAIGERYPLTFTDIPGPKKHFQGHLRLSDGSPVTIDVRPAMAPLLPWLPVVLLGQLALMLACTWLAVRIAVRPLTRLANAVETLDPNAHPINLDESGPTEVVYAARAFNAMQARIAAYLKERMQLLAAISHDLQTPITRMKLRAEFMDDSAEKDKLWNDLSEMEHLVREGVAYARSIHGSTEESRRTNMDSFLESLVFDYQDMGKQVNLVGKSAAVIDTRPHALRRVLVNLTDNALKFAGAAEVWVEANKGSLAITVMDRGPGIAESELAQVLQPFYRVENSRNRDTGGTGLGLAIAQQLAMALGGSLTLSNREGGGLCAELKLPLHPL
- a CDS encoding response regulator, giving the protein MDHVDHILIVDDDREIRELVGNYLKKNGLRTTVVADGRQMRSFLEANTVDLIVLDIMMPGDDGLQLCRELRVGKQKATPVLMLTARNDETDRIIGLEMGADDYLTKPFAARELLARINAVLRRTRMLPPNLVVTEAGRLLAFGRWQLDTSARHLLDKDGTMVALSGAEYRLLRVFLDHPQRVLSRDQLLNLTQGRDADLFDRSIDLLVSRLRQRLLDDAREPAYIKTVRSEGYVFSLPVEILGAPA